The following nucleotide sequence is from Peribacillus sp. ACCC06369.
CAATCGTATTATCCATTGCTGACATCAAGATACCCAATAGTAAACCGGCAACAATGAATTTTTGTTTTTTTTGAACGTTCATTTATTTTCCTCCTTCGTATCAACCAGCTCATGAATTCCCTTTACATGGTTGAAGGGTAAACGTTAAGATGAAACAAAACATTTATCTTGAAAATCAAGATAAATTTAAGTGTAAAAGGGGTGGCATTTTATGTCAAGCGTTAATAGGGTGAATGCAGCACTGTTAGAGAGTTTAACACACAGATTGCAGCGGTATGGAATGAGATCCGTTTTATTTCAACAAAATATGGCCCATAAAATAGGGGTGTCCCATACGGACTTAAAGAGTGCTGAAATATTGAATGAAACAGGACCGATTACCGCTGGTGAATTATCCAAGATTACAGGATTGAGCACGGGATCGGTTACAGCACTGATCAATCGCCTTGAGAAATCCGGTTATGTTAAAAGAGAACGAGATCAATTGGACGGAAGACGGGTAATGATTGCACCGATACCCGAAAGGCAGGAACAGATTAAATCGCACTATCAATCGCTCTCTATGGCCACCAAGGAGTTATGCTCCGCTTATAATGAGCAAGAGCTAATATTGATCAATCAATTTGTGGAGGATATCACAAAAATCATGGACAAAGAAAATGACAAGTTAATGAGTGAGCGTGAAAGGTAGCTGATATGTAGGCTGCCTTTTTTATTTTTAGCCAGCTGGGAGCTACTTATCCTACGAAAGCAAAAGGGATATAGTTGAATTTTTATAAAGAGAATGAATTTGTCACGTTTCCATTAAAATATATATTGATAATGATTATCAGTATCTGCTAATATGAATCTACAAATCATTTCAAAGGGAGAATACAAAATGAAGAAAGCAAAGGCGTCATTAGCAGTCTTACTATCAACCAGCCTATTATTTGGCTGTGCGCAGGAAAAGGAAGAAGCCAAGCCGGCCGACGATAACGCCAAAGAAGCTAGTGCGAGTAAGCTTGATGATGTATCTAGCGAGTACCGGGAATATGCGATTGGTGAAATAGAAGAGTTCGTGAACGCAACGGAAGAATTCACTACGGCAGTATCTTCCGGTGATATTGAAAAAGCGAAGGAGATATACGCACCAGCCCGCATGCATTATGAGAGAGCGGAACCCATCGCTGAAGTATTTGGGGATCTTGATCCCAAAATCGATGCGCGTGAAGGGGATGTCAAAGATGCAGAATGGGGCGGTTATCATCGGATTGAAATGGGGCTATGGCAAGAAAATA
It contains:
- a CDS encoding MarR family transcriptional regulator; the encoded protein is MSSVNRVNAALLESLTHRLQRYGMRSVLFQQNMAHKIGVSHTDLKSAEILNETGPITAGELSKITGLSTGSVTALINRLEKSGYVKRERDQLDGRRVMIAPIPERQEQIKSHYQSLSMATKELCSAYNEQELILINQFVEDITKIMDKENDKLMSERER